A window of the Bradyrhizobium ottawaense genome harbors these coding sequences:
- a CDS encoding DUF1285 domain-containing protein, whose protein sequence is MAKQGQTGDQGLQDNKLEGNKLEGNKLEGLTVAAREAVNATAAGKGLPPVHLWNPPFCGDLDMRIAGDGTWFYMGTPIGRPALVRLFSTILKREDGKHFLVTPVEKVGIRVDDAPFMAVEMLNEAGDRGRLLRFRTNVDDWVPCDSGHRLRFEMAADGGLTPYLHVRADLWAKVTRALYYDLVDMGEERVVDGEPMFGVESGGEFFAMADAKQVRDAL, encoded by the coding sequence ATGGCGAAGCAAGGGCAAACCGGCGATCAGGGGCTCCAAGACAACAAGCTTGAAGGCAACAAGCTTGAGGGCAACAAGCTCGAAGGCCTGACGGTAGCCGCGCGAGAAGCCGTCAACGCCACGGCAGCCGGCAAGGGGCTGCCGCCGGTGCATCTGTGGAATCCGCCGTTCTGCGGCGATCTCGACATGCGAATCGCGGGCGACGGAACGTGGTTCTACATGGGGACGCCGATCGGACGGCCGGCGCTGGTGCGGCTGTTCTCGACGATCCTGAAGCGCGAGGACGGCAAGCACTTTCTCGTGACCCCGGTCGAGAAGGTCGGCATCCGCGTCGACGACGCGCCGTTCATGGCGGTCGAGATGCTGAACGAGGCTGGCGACCGCGGCCGGCTCTTGCGCTTTCGCACCAATGTTGACGACTGGGTGCCTTGCGACTCCGGACATCGCCTGCGATTCGAGATGGCAGCCGATGGCGGATTGACGCCCTATCTGCACGTTCGCGCCGACCTCTGGGCCAAGGTGACCCGTGCGCTCTATTACGATCTGGTTGACATGGGCGAAGAGCGGGTGGTCGATGGCGAACCGATGTTCGGGGTCGAATCCGGCGGCGAGTTCTTTGCGATGGCGGATGCGAAGCAGGTGAGGGACGCGCTTTGA
- a CDS encoding HAD family hydrolase, with protein sequence MTHLPRAMLIDMDDTILSAYGRPEIAWNQIAAEFADEYGPFSPHQVASAVLTSARKFWGAAGPEWRLKLDEARRIVVRDGFAALAAGGHALPDDLAARLANRFTTYREEAMYVFPGAHDAIDALKAHGVKLALVTNGAAETQRAKVERFELTHRFDHIQIEGEHGFGKPEERAYLHAMQALGVTAQETWMIGDNLEWEVEAPQRLGIYAVWIDVHGDGLPAESTVKPDRIIRSLTELLSAD encoded by the coding sequence ATGACGCACCTGCCCCGCGCGATGTTGATCGACATGGATGACACCATCCTGTCGGCCTATGGCCGCCCCGAAATCGCCTGGAACCAGATCGCCGCCGAGTTCGCCGACGAGTACGGGCCGTTCTCGCCGCACCAGGTGGCCTCGGCGGTTCTCACTTCCGCTCGCAAGTTCTGGGGCGCGGCCGGGCCCGAATGGCGGCTGAAGCTGGATGAAGCGCGCCGCATCGTCGTCAGGGACGGATTTGCCGCACTCGCCGCGGGCGGCCATGCCTTGCCGGATGATCTGGCAGCCCGTCTCGCCAACCGCTTCACCACCTATCGCGAGGAAGCGATGTACGTGTTCCCCGGCGCGCATGACGCCATCGACGCGCTGAAGGCGCACGGGGTCAAACTGGCGCTGGTGACCAACGGCGCCGCCGAGACCCAGCGCGCCAAGGTCGAACGCTTCGAACTGACCCATCGCTTCGATCACATCCAGATCGAAGGCGAGCATGGTTTCGGCAAGCCGGAAGAGCGCGCCTATCTGCACGCCATGCAGGCGCTCGGCGTCACGGCACAGGAGACCTGGATGATCGGCGACAATCTGGAGTGGGAAGTCGAGGCGCCGCAGCGCCTTGGCATCTATGCGGTCTGGATCGACGTTCACGGCGACGGCCTGCCGGCCGAATCCACCGTCAAGCCCGACCGTATCATCCGCTCGCTGACGGAGTTGCTGTCGGCCGATTAA
- a CDS encoding DUF6111 family protein, with product MIRPVLTEVGIFLIPFAVYAVFLIATRSGLMATSSWPAHLVAKLVLGSLLLVVVSFVLLAHFSGAAPDSTYIPAHIENGKFVPGTEK from the coding sequence ATGATCCGTCCGGTATTGACCGAAGTCGGAATTTTCCTGATCCCGTTCGCGGTCTATGCCGTGTTTTTGATTGCCACCCGTTCCGGCCTGATGGCGACATCTTCCTGGCCGGCGCATCTGGTCGCCAAGCTGGTGCTGGGATCGCTGCTGCTGGTGGTGGTCAGCTTCGTGCTGCTGGCGCATTTTTCCGGGGCGGCGCCGGACTCGACCTACATTCCCGCCCATATCGAGAACGGCAAATTCGTTCCAGGGACCGAGAAATGA
- a CDS encoding CoA pyrophosphatase, translated as MNEPIRRKLEAAPVSSAEFFARSRARLSFDVPAGLIDPNIIPRTGDSGNDRMLEIVAREQPVRPAAVLIPVIDHPEPTVLLTQRSPHLSSHAGQISFPGGKIDATDASPLDAALREAEEEVGLSRDFVEPIGYLDLYGTAFGFRILPTVARVRPGFTLDINEGEVVDAFEVPLAFLMNPENHQIHNKEFRGMERSYYAMPYAERYIWGATAGILRVLYERIYLS; from the coding sequence TTGAACGAGCCGATACGCAGGAAACTGGAGGCGGCTCCGGTCAGTTCGGCGGAATTCTTCGCGCGCAGCCGGGCGCGGCTGAGCTTCGACGTGCCGGCCGGGCTGATCGATCCCAACATCATTCCGAGGACCGGCGATTCCGGCAACGATCGCATGCTCGAGATTGTCGCCCGCGAGCAGCCGGTGCGGCCGGCGGCGGTGCTGATCCCGGTCATCGACCATCCGGAGCCGACCGTGCTGCTGACGCAGCGCTCGCCGCATCTGTCGAGCCATGCCGGCCAGATTTCCTTTCCCGGCGGCAAGATCGACGCGACCGATGCTTCGCCGCTCGACGCCGCCTTGCGCGAGGCGGAGGAGGAAGTCGGCCTGAGCCGCGACTTCGTCGAGCCGATCGGCTATCTCGATCTCTACGGCACGGCGTTCGGGTTTCGCATCCTGCCGACGGTGGCGCGGGTAAGACCCGGCTTCACACTTGATATCAACGAAGGCGAGGTGGTCGATGCCTTCGAGGTGCCGCTGGCGTTCCTGATGAATCCCGAGAACCACCAGATCCACAACAAGGAATTCCGCGGCATGGAGCGTTCCTATTACGCGATGCCGTATGCCGAGCGCTACATCTGGGGCGCGACCGCGGGCATCCTGCGCGTGCTGTATGAGCGGATTTATCTCTCATGA
- a CDS encoding DUF4159 domain-containing protein — translation MAGLPLTFADPLLLMGLLTLPVLWWLLRVMPPRPKRIEFPPTRLLFDIRPKEETPSRTPWWLTLLRLTAAALVILAAAGPIWNPQTGVGGSNAPLVILLDDGWSAASSWDIRIKAADELIANADNDRRGVALVPLSEPARDITLMPGGTARVALRQLAPKPYAIERVETLAAVERFLKATGDAEIAWLSDGIDTGRGTEFLEGLGRTVGDRKLTVFEGGASPALALVAAENAAAKMTVKVLRTTSGNAAGVVRAIDAKGSPIGEARYAFGLQDREAEAAFDLPVELRNDIARLEISGERSAGAVQLLDKRWRRRAIGVVTGATSDTAQPLLASTFYLTRALQPFADVRLGDRGAPQQVIAQFLDQRLPMIVMADVGTLSPEIRERLNAWIDQGGVLVRFAGPRLAQADDDLVPVKLRRGGRTLGGSLTWEKPQHLASFAADGPFAGLNVPKDITISRQVLAEPDAVLATRTWASLEDGTPLVTGEHRGKGVVSLFHVGADSRWSDLPMSGSFVEMLRRLVDMSGYTSKPGPGVASEAANVETVAPLRTLDGFGAFGPPPSTAKPMPADYRDRATSDHPPGFYGSAEGPIAVNTLASADRIAALDTSSLHAQHATYSNAEPRDLRGILLSSSLLLFLIDAIVIAMLGAGLAALWRRRTATAALVLALILAATSIAPSPVRADNPVRADNNDDFAIKAVSQTRLAYVVTGNADVDSIVKAGMAGLTLFLAQRTALEAGDPVGIDPARDELAFFPLIYWPVVPGAPKPPQDAINRIDAYMKQGGTVVFDTRDAIEAPPGDNGASQTPGMQTLREILSSLDVPELEPVPREHVLTKTFYLLRDFPGRFNAGQTWVETLPREDDDETASKPARGGDGVSPIIITSNDLAGAWAIRPDGQPMLPLTPGEPRQREFAFRAGVNIVMYTLTGNYKADQVHAPALIERLGQ, via the coding sequence ATCGCAGGGCTTCCCCTCACCTTCGCCGACCCGTTGCTGCTGATGGGGCTGTTGACCCTGCCGGTGCTGTGGTGGCTGTTGCGCGTGATGCCGCCGCGGCCCAAGCGGATCGAGTTTCCGCCGACGCGGCTGTTGTTCGACATCAGGCCCAAGGAAGAAACCCCGTCGCGCACGCCGTGGTGGCTGACCTTGCTGCGCCTCACCGCCGCGGCATTGGTCATTCTCGCCGCCGCCGGGCCGATCTGGAATCCGCAGACCGGCGTCGGCGGCAGCAACGCGCCGCTGGTGATCCTGCTCGACGACGGCTGGAGTGCGGCTTCGAGCTGGGACATCCGCATCAAGGCCGCCGATGAACTGATCGCCAATGCCGACAACGACCGCCGCGGCGTCGCACTGGTTCCGCTGTCCGAACCGGCGCGCGACATCACCCTGATGCCCGGCGGCACCGCGCGGGTCGCCCTGCGCCAGCTCGCGCCAAAGCCGTATGCGATCGAGCGCGTCGAAACGCTTGCCGCCGTCGAACGGTTCCTGAAGGCGACCGGCGATGCCGAAATCGCCTGGCTGTCCGACGGCATCGACACCGGGCGCGGCACTGAATTCCTCGAAGGCCTCGGCAGGACCGTCGGCGACCGCAAGCTGACGGTGTTCGAGGGTGGCGCATCGCCTGCGCTGGCGCTGGTCGCCGCCGAGAATGCCGCGGCCAAGATGACCGTGAAGGTGCTGCGCACCACCAGCGGCAATGCCGCCGGTGTGGTGCGCGCGATCGACGCCAAGGGTTCGCCGATCGGCGAGGCACGGTATGCGTTCGGATTGCAGGACCGCGAAGCCGAAGCGGCGTTCGATCTGCCGGTCGAACTGCGCAACGATATCGCGCGGCTGGAAATATCCGGCGAGCGCTCCGCCGGCGCGGTGCAACTGTTGGACAAGCGCTGGCGGCGTCGCGCCATCGGCGTCGTCACCGGTGCGACCAGCGATACCGCGCAGCCGCTACTGGCTTCGACCTTCTATCTGACCCGTGCGCTGCAGCCCTTCGCCGATGTGCGGCTCGGCGACCGCGGCGCGCCGCAGCAGGTGATCGCGCAGTTCCTCGATCAGCGGCTGCCGATGATCGTGATGGCCGATGTCGGCACGCTGTCGCCGGAAATCCGCGAACGCCTGAACGCATGGATCGATCAGGGCGGCGTGCTGGTGCGCTTCGCCGGTCCCCGTCTGGCGCAGGCCGATGACGATCTGGTGCCGGTGAAACTGCGCCGCGGCGGCCGCACGCTCGGCGGCAGTCTCACCTGGGAAAAGCCGCAGCATCTGGCCTCGTTCGCCGCCGACGGCCCGTTCGCGGGGCTTAACGTGCCCAAGGACATCACCATCAGCCGGCAGGTGCTGGCCGAGCCCGATGCCGTGCTCGCAACCAGGACCTGGGCGTCGCTGGAAGACGGCACGCCGCTGGTCACCGGCGAACATCGCGGCAAGGGCGTCGTCAGCCTGTTCCATGTCGGCGCCGACTCGCGCTGGTCGGACCTGCCGATGTCCGGCAGCTTCGTCGAAATGCTGCGGCGGCTGGTCGATATGTCCGGCTACACTTCCAAGCCCGGCCCCGGCGTCGCCAGCGAAGCGGCCAATGTCGAAACCGTGGCGCCGCTGCGCACGCTCGACGGCTTCGGCGCGTTCGGGCCGCCGCCCTCGACCGCCAAGCCGATGCCGGCCGACTATCGCGATCGCGCCACCTCAGATCATCCGCCCGGCTTCTACGGCTCCGCCGAAGGTCCGATCGCCGTCAATACGCTGGCATCGGCCGATCGCATCGCCGCGCTCGATACGTCATCGCTGCACGCGCAGCATGCCACCTACTCCAACGCCGAGCCGCGTGACTTGCGCGGCATCCTGCTGTCGTCATCGCTGCTGTTGTTCCTGATCGATGCGATCGTGATCGCGATGCTGGGCGCCGGCCTTGCCGCGCTGTGGCGCCGGCGTACCGCGACGGCAGCGCTTGTCCTGGCGCTGATCCTGGCCGCGACGTCGATCGCGCCGTCGCCGGTGCGCGCCGACAACCCGGTGCGCGCCGACAACAATGACGACTTCGCCATCAAGGCGGTGTCGCAGACGCGGCTCGCCTATGTCGTCACCGGAAATGCCGACGTCGATTCCATCGTCAAGGCCGGCATGGCCGGGCTGACGCTGTTCCTGGCGCAGCGCACGGCGCTGGAAGCCGGCGATCCCGTCGGCATCGATCCCGCCCGCGACGAACTGGCGTTCTTCCCGCTGATCTACTGGCCGGTGGTGCCGGGCGCGCCAAAGCCGCCGCAGGACGCCATCAACCGCATCGACGCCTACATGAAACAGGGCGGCACGGTCGTGTTCGATACCCGCGACGCCATCGAGGCGCCGCCGGGCGACAACGGCGCGTCGCAGACGCCGGGGATGCAAACCCTGCGCGAGATTCTTTCCTCGCTCGACGTGCCCGAGCTCGAGCCGGTGCCGCGCGAGCATGTGCTGACCAAGACGTTCTATCTGCTGCGCGACTTCCCCGGCCGCTTCAACGCCGGCCAGACCTGGGTCGAAACCCTGCCGCGCGAGGACGACGACGAGACCGCCTCGAAGCCGGCGCGCGGCGGTGACGGCGTTTCGCCGATCATCATCACCTCGAACGATCTCGCCGGTGCCTGGGCGATCCGCCCCGACGGCCAGCCGATGCTGCCGCTGACACCCGGCGAGCCGCGCCAGCGCGAATTCGCCTTCCGCGCCGGCGTCAACATCGTGATGTACACGCTGACCGGCAACTACAAGGCCGACCAGGTTCACGCGCCCGCCCTCATCGAACGGCTGGGACAGTAG
- a CDS encoding AAA family ATPase, with amino-acid sequence MANADGVEKLEDAIVRSAEQVAGQIRAAKEAIATVIYGQDRVIENTLVTILSGGHALLIGVPGLAKTKLVETLGITLGLDAKRIQFTPDLMPSDILGAEVLDESNSGKRSFRFIAGPVFAQLLMADEINRASPRTQSALLQAMQEQHITVAGARHDLPKPFHVLATQNPLEQEGTYPLPEAQLDRFLMEIDVDYPDRDAERRILFETTGADETLAKASMNAEILIAAQRLVRRLPVGDSVVEAILSLVRSARPNPDGDGDKLIAWGPGPRASQSLMLAVRARALLDGRLAPSIDDVLDLAEPVLKHRMALTFSARAEGRTIPDVIRQLKTRIG; translated from the coding sequence ATGGCGAACGCAGACGGTGTCGAGAAACTCGAGGACGCAATCGTCCGCTCGGCCGAGCAGGTCGCCGGCCAGATCCGCGCCGCCAAGGAAGCGATCGCCACCGTCATCTACGGCCAGGACCGGGTCATCGAAAACACCCTGGTGACGATCCTGTCCGGCGGACATGCGCTCTTGATCGGGGTTCCCGGTCTCGCCAAGACCAAGCTAGTCGAAACGCTCGGCATCACGCTCGGCCTCGACGCCAAGCGCATCCAGTTCACGCCGGACCTGATGCCGTCGGACATTCTGGGCGCCGAGGTGCTGGACGAGAGCAATTCCGGCAAGCGCTCGTTCCGCTTTATCGCTGGCCCGGTGTTCGCGCAGCTGCTGATGGCCGACGAAATCAACCGCGCCAGCCCGCGCACCCAATCGGCGCTGCTGCAAGCCATGCAGGAACAGCACATCACGGTTGCCGGCGCGCGCCACGATTTGCCAAAACCGTTCCACGTGCTGGCGACGCAAAACCCGCTGGAGCAGGAAGGCACCTATCCGCTGCCGGAAGCGCAGCTCGACCGCTTCCTGATGGAGATCGACGTCGATTATCCCGATCGCGACGCCGAACGCCGCATCCTGTTCGAAACCACCGGCGCTGACGAAACGCTCGCCAAGGCCTCGATGAATGCGGAGATCCTGATTGCCGCGCAGCGGCTGGTACGGCGGCTGCCGGTCGGCGACAGCGTCGTCGAGGCGATCCTTTCGCTGGTGCGCTCGGCGCGTCCCAATCCCGACGGCGACGGCGACAAGCTGATCGCCTGGGGACCGGGCCCGCGCGCCAGCCAGTCGCTGATGCTGGCGGTCCGCGCCCGCGCGCTGCTCGACGGCCGCCTCGCGCCCTCGATCGACGACGTGCTCGATCTGGCCGAGCCCGTGCTCAAGCACCGTATGGCGCTGACCTTCTCGGCGCGCGCCGAAGGACGCACCATTCCTGACGTGATCAGGCAGTTGAAGACGCGGATTGGTTGA
- a CDS encoding CCA tRNA nucleotidyltransferase: MLIDAPWLKSGAAARVLALLNGDGEEARVVGGAVRNALLNIPTGDIDIATTALPDEVVRRAKAAGIKCVPTGIDHGTVTLVVDAQPFEVTTLREDTETYGRKAKVAFGRDWVRDAERRDFTINGLSVDADGLVHDHVGGLADIEARRVRFIGDAAQRIAEDYLRILRFFRMHAAYGAGAPDRAGYLACIAGRAGFSNLSAERVRMEMLKLLVADGAEAAVTAMADAGLLLTIVGSVTYTGPFAAMISAERALGLAPDPVRRLAALAVAVTEDAKRVAARLRLSNAETKMLDSMGHRWWRLAGMDELRARQRLYRLGEAQYRDRLMLAWARSGESFEAAYWREFAKLPQRWTAPKFPLRAADFISRGIAEGPALGHVLTLAEDAWLAADFPLAPAALAAIADQTVTRFHRDHRL; the protein is encoded by the coding sequence GTGCTCATTGATGCGCCCTGGCTCAAATCCGGTGCGGCTGCCCGCGTGCTCGCCTTGCTCAACGGCGATGGCGAGGAAGCCCGCGTGGTCGGCGGTGCGGTGCGCAACGCGCTGCTGAACATTCCGACCGGCGATATCGATATCGCGACCACGGCGCTGCCCGACGAAGTCGTCCGCCGCGCCAAGGCCGCCGGCATCAAATGCGTGCCGACCGGCATCGACCACGGCACAGTGACCCTGGTCGTCGATGCGCAGCCGTTCGAGGTCACGACGTTGCGCGAGGATACCGAGACCTATGGCCGCAAGGCCAAAGTCGCGTTCGGCCGCGACTGGGTCCGCGACGCCGAGCGGCGCGACTTCACCATCAACGGTCTTTCGGTCGATGCCGACGGCCTCGTGCACGACCACGTCGGCGGCCTTGCCGATATCGAAGCCCGACGGGTGAGATTCATCGGCGATGCCGCGCAACGGATCGCCGAGGATTATCTGCGCATCCTCAGGTTTTTCCGCATGCATGCCGCCTATGGCGCCGGCGCGCCCGATCGCGCGGGTTATCTGGCCTGCATCGCCGGGCGCGCGGGCTTTTCTAATCTTTCTGCCGAACGCGTGCGGATGGAGATGCTCAAGCTGTTGGTCGCCGACGGCGCCGAGGCGGCGGTCACCGCGATGGCGGATGCCGGCCTGCTGCTGACGATTGTCGGCAGCGTCACCTATACCGGGCCGTTCGCGGCGATGATATCGGCGGAGCGGGCGCTGGGGCTCGCGCCGGACCCGGTGCGCCGGCTGGCTGCGCTTGCCGTTGCCGTGACCGAGGATGCCAAACGCGTCGCCGCGCGCCTGCGTCTTTCCAACGCGGAAACCAAGATGCTGGATTCCATGGGGCATCGCTGGTGGCGGCTGGCCGGCATGGACGAGTTGAGGGCGCGGCAACGGCTCTACCGGCTCGGCGAGGCACAATACCGCGATCGCCTGATGCTGGCCTGGGCGCGTTCGGGCGAAAGCTTCGAGGCCGCGTATTGGCGCGAATTCGCCAAGCTGCCGCAGCGCTGGACCGCGCCGAAGTTTCCGCTCCGCGCGGCCGATTTCATTTCCCGCGGCATCGCCGAGGGGCCGGCGCTCGGCCATGTGCTGACGCTTGCCGAAGATGCCTGGCTGGCTGCGGATTTTCCGCTTGCCCCGGCAGCCCTTGCCGCTATTGCCGACCAGACCGTCACACGCTTCCATCGCGATCACCGTTTGTGA
- a CDS encoding sulfite exporter TauE/SafE family protein: MNILSGFADISVAQLLLVAGMALFASVIGGLAGYGTGALMPLVLVPLIGAEPVVPIIAISSIFTNLSRFVAYIRYADRRRALIVVSAAILSTALGAYGYTRLSGAGAALVIGSMLILSVPLRRLAKHHQVRIGDAALAAGAVGYGVVVGGTSGSGVILLSLLMAAGLEGAAVIATDAVISLATSVVKISVFGMAGVVTAQVLAFALLIGAVAIPGAFLAKAFVERMPVHIHTAILDVAVITGGLVMIWSALR, encoded by the coding sequence GTGAATATTCTTTCCGGCTTCGCCGACATTTCCGTGGCTCAGCTGCTGTTGGTCGCCGGCATGGCGCTGTTTGCCTCCGTCATCGGCGGCCTTGCGGGCTACGGCACCGGGGCGTTGATGCCGCTGGTGCTGGTGCCGCTGATCGGGGCCGAACCGGTGGTGCCGATCATCGCGATTTCCTCCATCTTCACCAATCTCAGCCGCTTCGTGGCCTACATCCGCTATGCAGACCGTCGCCGCGCGCTGATCGTCGTATCGGCGGCGATCCTCTCCACGGCGCTCGGCGCCTACGGCTATACGCGGCTGAGCGGTGCCGGTGCGGCGCTGGTGATCGGCAGCATGCTGATCCTGAGTGTGCCGCTGCGCCGGCTAGCCAAGCACCACCAGGTCAGGATCGGCGACGCCGCGCTTGCCGCCGGCGCGGTGGGTTACGGCGTGGTGGTCGGCGGCACCTCCGGCTCGGGCGTCATCCTGCTGTCGTTGCTGATGGCGGCGGGACTCGAAGGCGCCGCCGTGATCGCGACCGACGCGGTGATTTCGCTCGCGACCAGCGTCGTCAAGATTTCGGTGTTCGGCATGGCCGGCGTCGTCACGGCGCAGGTGCTTGCCTTTGCGCTTCTGATCGGCGCGGTGGCGATCCCCGGGGCATTTCTTGCCAAGGCCTTTGTCGAGCGCATGCCGGTGCACATTCACACCGCGATCCTCGATGTCGCCGTGATCACCGGCGGCCTGGTGATGATCTGGTCGGCGCTGCGTTGA
- a CDS encoding DUF2158 domain-containing protein yields the protein MEVKPGDVVILKSGGHPMSVVEVSETTAACVWMGNEGDLFRETLPLAVLELAEAEPSDDEEDDEDEHEDEEEADEEDEEEDEHEPKKKKK from the coding sequence ATGGAAGTAAAACCAGGCGATGTCGTCATTCTGAAGTCCGGCGGCCATCCGATGAGCGTGGTCGAGGTGAGCGAGACCACCGCCGCGTGCGTGTGGATGGGCAACGAAGGCGATTTGTTCCGCGAGACACTGCCCCTTGCCGTGCTTGAACTCGCGGAAGCCGAACCGTCCGACGACGAGGAGGACGACGAGGACGAGCATGAAGACGAAGAAGAAGCGGACGAAGAAGACGAGGAAGAGGACGAGCACGAGCCCAAGAAGAAGAAAAAGTAA
- a CDS encoding DUF58 domain-containing protein, whose protein sequence is MAAETKHQSGEIVAIRRADGESRTLAASLPRLVLEARRIAANVIHGLHGRRRAGAGESFWQYRRFVSGEPSQNVDWRRSARDDHLYVREQEWEAAHTVWLWPDRSPSMAFASRGARDSKLERGLIVTFALAELLVAGGERVGIPGLMNPTASRSVIDKMAQAMLHDDAARASLPPSFVPSALAEIVVLSDFWSPMPEIRTMLAGLSASGAHGTLIQIVDPAEETFPYSGRVEFVEPEGGGVITAGRAESWAQDYVARVALHRDEIRNETNKLDWLFSTHTTSRSAAELLLFLHSGMMVSKGSVRSSTVKVGRSA, encoded by the coding sequence ATGGCCGCAGAGACCAAGCACCAAAGTGGGGAGATTGTTGCGATCCGACGTGCCGATGGTGAAAGCCGAACGCTCGCCGCATCGTTGCCCCGTCTCGTGCTTGAAGCCCGCCGCATCGCCGCCAACGTCATCCATGGTCTGCACGGCCGACGCCGCGCCGGCGCCGGCGAGAGTTTCTGGCAGTATCGCCGCTTCGTCTCGGGCGAGCCGTCGCAGAACGTCGACTGGCGGCGCTCGGCGCGCGACGATCATCTCTATGTCCGCGAGCAGGAATGGGAGGCCGCGCATACCGTGTGGCTGTGGCCGGACCGCTCGCCGTCGATGGCGTTTGCCTCCAGGGGCGCGCGCGACAGCAAGCTGGAGCGCGGCCTGATCGTCACCTTTGCGCTGGCTGAGCTCCTGGTCGCGGGCGGCGAACGCGTCGGCATTCCCGGCCTGATGAACCCGACCGCCAGCCGCAGCGTGATCGACAAGATGGCGCAAGCGATGCTGCACGACGATGCCGCGCGCGCCAGCCTGCCGCCGTCGTTTGTGCCGTCGGCGCTGGCCGAGATCGTGGTGCTGTCGGACTTCTGGTCGCCGATGCCGGAAATCCGCACCATGCTCGCCGGCCTGTCGGCCTCCGGCGCCCATGGCACGCTGATCCAGATCGTCGATCCCGCGGAAGAAACCTTTCCTTATTCGGGCCGGGTCGAATTCGTCGAACCCGAGGGCGGCGGCGTCATCACCGCGGGCCGCGCCGAGAGCTGGGCGCAGGATTACGTCGCGCGCGTCGCACTCCATCGCGACGAGATCCGCAACGAGACCAACAAGCTCGACTGGCTGTTCTCGACCCACACCACCAGCCGCTCCGCCGCCGAACTCTTGCTGTTCCTGCACTCGGGCATGATGGTGAGCAAGGGCAGCGTGCGCTCCTCAACCGTGAAGGTGGGACGAAGCGCATGA